One genomic window of Fundidesulfovibrio soli includes the following:
- a CDS encoding sigma-54 interaction domain-containing protein, whose protein sequence is MPGKTILFVAQAHTITPLFGHFKDAGMEAGIADTLSGALAFIRKSRPCIVFSQAKIGGAYSAAALLAAGRDADDFPPVIVFTDRGTAQEAQAFMEQGARDYWLEPLLWEKILAVLPGVEACVDDADDAAAQARSAHVAAPLAAAAALSQTQQSMAQAETAGPERTQPAESRQPAPSRPASPGVVGERFAIIGGHPAVLRVLALARQVARSKATVLISGESGTGKEMFARFLHAHSDRAGKPFVALNCAALPEHLLESELFGHEKGAFTGAIAKKLGKFELAAGGTILLDEISEMELALQAKLLRVLQEGEFDRVGGTETVRVDVRVLATTNRRLEQYVEEGKFRQDLYYRLNVIPLKLPPLRERGEDILSLAAFFVDKNCKAYGLTRLDFSQEARSWLLTYEWPGNVRELQNLMERAVLLAGAGPIEKVHFLLEGDEFPLADEPPVTMERVTSLMEPPEPASPLPDDGGRGLPPGIVPLDVLEREMILKSLDQTSGNRTQAALLLGISVRTLRNKLSEYRQQGMEVR, encoded by the coding sequence ATGCCGGGAAAGACGATACTCTTTGTGGCCCAAGCCCACACCATCACGCCGCTCTTCGGGCATTTTAAAGATGCCGGAATGGAGGCGGGCATTGCGGACACGCTTTCCGGCGCGCTGGCCTTCATCCGAAAGTCCCGCCCCTGCATTGTTTTCAGCCAGGCCAAGATCGGCGGGGCCTACAGCGCAGCGGCGCTTCTTGCCGCAGGACGCGACGCGGACGACTTCCCCCCCGTGATCGTCTTCACTGACCGGGGCACCGCCCAGGAGGCCCAGGCCTTCATGGAGCAGGGCGCGCGCGACTACTGGCTGGAGCCGCTGCTCTGGGAGAAGATCCTGGCCGTGCTCCCCGGCGTGGAGGCCTGCGTGGACGATGCCGACGACGCGGCGGCGCAGGCCCGGTCCGCCCATGTGGCTGCGCCCCTGGCAGCCGCCGCGGCCCTGTCCCAGACGCAGCAGAGCATGGCCCAGGCCGAAACCGCAGGCCCCGAGCGCACGCAGCCAGCCGAATCGAGACAGCCCGCGCCCTCGCGGCCCGCATCCCCCGGGGTGGTGGGGGAGCGCTTCGCCATCATCGGGGGCCACCCGGCGGTGCTGCGCGTGCTGGCCCTGGCCAGGCAGGTGGCGCGCTCCAAGGCCACGGTGCTCATCTCCGGCGAGTCCGGCACCGGCAAGGAGATGTTCGCCCGCTTCCTGCACGCCCACTCCGACCGGGCGGGCAAGCCCTTCGTTGCGCTCAACTGCGCGGCCCTGCCCGAGCACCTGCTTGAGAGCGAGCTTTTCGGCCATGAGAAGGGGGCCTTCACCGGGGCCATCGCCAAGAAGCTGGGCAAGTTCGAGCTGGCCGCCGGGGGCACCATCCTGCTCGACGAGATTTCCGAGATGGAGCTGGCCTTGCAGGCCAAGCTGCTTCGCGTGCTGCAGGAGGGCGAGTTCGACCGCGTGGGCGGCACCGAGACCGTGCGCGTGGACGTGCGCGTGCTGGCCACCACCAACCGCCGCCTGGAGCAATACGTTGAGGAAGGGAAGTTCCGCCAGGACCTCTACTACCGGCTCAACGTCATCCCGCTGAAGCTGCCGCCCCTGCGCGAGCGCGGGGAGGACATCCTGTCCCTGGCGGCCTTCTTCGTGGACAAGAACTGCAAGGCCTACGGCCTTACGCGCCTCGACTTCTCCCAGGAGGCCAGGAGCTGGCTGTTGACCTACGAGTGGCCCGGCAACGTGCGAGAACTGCAGAACCTGATGGAGCGCGCGGTGCTGCTGGCGGGCGCCGGACCCATCGAGAAGGTCCACTTCCTGCTCGAAGGGGACGAGTTCCCCCTGGCCGATGAGCCGCCCGTGACCATGGAGCGCGTGACCTCCCTGATGGAGCCCCCGGAGCCTGCCTCCCCCCTGCCGGACGACGGCGGCAGGGGCTTGCCCCCCGGCATCGTGCCCCTGGACGTGCTGGAGCGGGAGATGATCCTCAAGAGCCTGGACCAGACCTCCGGCAACAGGACCCAGGCGGCCCTGCTTTTGGGCATCTCCGTGCGCACCCTGCGCAACAAGCTCTCGGAATACCGCCAGCAGGGCATGGAAGTCCGCTAG
- a CDS encoding pyrimidine/purine nucleoside phosphorylase, with amino-acid sequence MQSPEIFKNVDAKALANVFFQGKVVSHSITDANGVRRSLGVCQSGSYTFTTGDPEIMEIIAGKVRAKVDGEDEWGTYGPGQSFSIPANTSFEMVVEEGLAQYVCIFG; translated from the coding sequence ATGCAGTCCCCCGAGATCTTCAAGAACGTCGACGCCAAGGCCCTGGCCAACGTTTTCTTCCAGGGCAAGGTCGTCAGCCACTCCATCACCGACGCGAACGGCGTGCGCCGCTCCCTGGGCGTGTGCCAGTCCGGCAGCTACACGTTCACCACCGGCGACCCCGAGATCATGGAGATCATCGCCGGCAAAGTCCGCGCCAAGGTGGACGGGGAGGACGAATGGGGCACCTACGGCCCCGGGCAGTCCTTCTCCATCCCGGCCAACACCTCCTTCGAGATGGTGGTGGAGGAAGGCCTGGCGCAGTACGTCTGCATCTTCGGTTAG
- a CDS encoding carcinine hydrolase/isopenicillin-N N-acyltransferase family protein, producing MLSIHVQAACRRLRVCALLLTALALLQAPVRAEACTLWSAVGDVSGGGSLLAKNRDFEPGSWSRLVLVRPDRGLAYVGLYALVDGRQTLVAGVNEAGLAIVSATAGSVPKEQRKVPSRVKALAARLLSGSGSVGEALANRDWFVEHAPVIYMLADSTKSAWVEVAPEGAVAVREIAPTGRGESMRGGTLTHTNHFLAPELASANVSVGRSSSARLEGIQAMLARSKGHSLEEFERLGLDTSRGPDDSVFRTGSKPSSARTLAAFMTEIPAEGSPLLMVRSWGDPQRTWIMRLPLNRTFWERTPPGTSQLLASDPGFPDMPLPGAPGRQ from the coding sequence ATGTTGTCCATCCATGTCCAGGCGGCCTGCCGTCGCCTCCGGGTCTGCGCGCTCCTGCTGACGGCGCTGGCCCTGCTCCAGGCCCCGGTGCGGGCAGAAGCATGCACGCTGTGGTCCGCCGTGGGCGATGTCTCCGGCGGCGGGTCCCTGCTGGCCAAGAACCGGGATTTCGAGCCCGGCTCCTGGTCGCGCCTGGTGCTGGTGCGTCCCGACCGGGGCTTGGCCTACGTGGGGCTCTACGCCCTGGTTGACGGCAGGCAGACCCTGGTGGCCGGGGTGAACGAGGCGGGACTGGCCATCGTCAGCGCCACGGCCGGGAGCGTGCCCAAAGAGCAGCGCAAGGTCCCCTCCCGGGTGAAAGCCCTGGCGGCCCGTCTGTTGAGCGGCAGCGGGTCCGTGGGCGAGGCCCTGGCCAACAGGGATTGGTTCGTGGAGCACGCCCCCGTCATATACATGCTGGCGGACTCCACCAAATCAGCCTGGGTGGAGGTGGCCCCGGAAGGGGCCGTGGCCGTGCGGGAGATCGCCCCCACGGGCCGGGGCGAGTCGATGCGCGGCGGAACGCTCACCCACACCAACCACTTCCTGGCCCCGGAACTGGCCTCTGCCAACGTCTCGGTGGGCCGCAGCAGTTCGGCGCGCCTGGAGGGCATCCAGGCCATGCTGGCCCGCTCCAAGGGCCACAGCCTGGAGGAGTTCGAGCGCCTGGGCCTGGACACATCCCGCGGCCCTGACGATTCCGTCTTCCGCACCGGCTCCAAGCCCTCCTCCGCCAGGACCCTGGCCGCCTTCATGACCGAAATCCCCGCCGAGGGCTCCCCTCTGCTGATGGTGCGCAGCTGGGGCGATCCGCAGCGCACCTGGATCATGCGCCTGCCCCTGAACAGAACCTTCTGGGAGCGCACGCCCCCGGGCACAAGCCAGCTCCTGGCCTCGGATCCGGGCTTCCCGGACATGCCCCTGCCCGGTGCTCCCGGCCGCCAATAG
- a CDS encoding DUF1786 domain-containing protein: protein MNSILCLDIGSGTQDALLYRPGIPLENCPKFVLPAPARMVAARIAELTKRGVPLHLHGRNMGGGFFKAVKAHLAAGLAVSAHPRAALALTDDPPSLERHGIFLSDRCPAGHVAVHQADYDPGFWQGLLAQAGLEPPDLVLACAQDHGHHPGQSSRIGRFRLWQGALERTSGRLEDMLYAVPPAEFTRLAELHDATGGGPVMDTGPAAALGALFDPEVRRSSEEEGALIVNMGNSHILGLLVHRGRLHGVFEHHTGMLPPDELVRHLERFRAGEQTHEEVFSSGGHGSAVRELPASFRATYVIGPRRADIPGLEAVHPAPGGDMMLTGCFGLLSAWGHSQGEAQAG, encoded by the coding sequence ATGAATTCGATCCTCTGCCTTGATATCGGCAGCGGCACCCAGGACGCGCTGCTCTACCGGCCCGGCATCCCCCTGGAGAACTGCCCCAAGTTCGTGCTGCCCGCCCCGGCCCGCATGGTGGCCGCCCGCATAGCGGAGCTTACCAAGCGTGGAGTCCCTCTGCACCTGCACGGGCGCAACATGGGCGGCGGCTTCTTCAAGGCCGTGAAAGCCCACCTAGCCGCCGGGCTGGCCGTGAGCGCCCACCCCCGGGCGGCCCTGGCCCTCACGGACGATCCGCCCTCCCTGGAGCGCCACGGAATCTTCCTCAGCGACCGCTGCCCGGCCGGGCACGTGGCCGTGCACCAGGCCGACTACGATCCCGGCTTCTGGCAGGGCCTGCTGGCCCAGGCCGGGCTGGAGCCGCCTGACCTGGTGCTGGCCTGCGCGCAGGACCACGGGCACCACCCCGGGCAATCCAGCCGCATCGGACGCTTCAGGCTCTGGCAGGGCGCGCTGGAGCGCACCTCCGGCAGGCTGGAGGACATGCTCTACGCCGTGCCCCCAGCCGAGTTCACCCGCCTGGCCGAGCTCCACGACGCCACCGGCGGCGGCCCCGTCATGGACACGGGCCCGGCGGCCGCCCTGGGCGCGCTCTTCGACCCCGAGGTGCGCCGCAGCTCCGAGGAGGAGGGGGCCCTGATCGTGAACATGGGCAACAGCCACATCCTGGGGCTGCTGGTGCATCGCGGCCGCCTCCACGGCGTGTTCGAGCACCACACGGGCATGCTCCCGCCGGATGAGCTGGTGCGCCATCTGGAGCGCTTCCGCGCGGGCGAGCAGACCCACGAGGAGGTGTTCTCCTCGGGCGGGCACGGCAGCGCCGTGCGCGAGCTGCCCGCCTCCTTCCGGGCCACCTACGTCATCGGGCCGCGCCGCGCGGACATCCCCGGGCTGGAGGCCGTCCATCCCGCCCCCGGCGGGGACATGATGCTCACGGGATGCTTCGGGCTGCTCAGCGCCTGGGGGCATTCCCAGGGCGAGGCACAGGCGGGCTGA
- a CDS encoding CBS domain-containing protein, with protein MFAGLKMRKDFKVISSQTALSEAARMLERERIWVVLAIDEGRLVGYLRREDVSAALPAQPAGGRMVEDSFQAHRLTVAMAMRKNIMPVPPETEIEAAARIMHDSSLAALAVVDGNGEVLGYLNHEVMLEVLVDDMGGARGGCRLVFEAEDRPGVLHEVTGVACRRNVNIISTSVFQHGGRSMVVLRLDGGDDDRHVRREIESLGYRLENARDFTSEWTQESIQ; from the coding sequence ATGTTTGCCGGCCTTAAGATGCGTAAGGATTTCAAAGTAATCAGTTCACAAACCGCCCTCTCCGAGGCAGCCAGGATGCTTGAGCGCGAGCGCATATGGGTGGTGCTCGCCATCGACGAAGGCCGCCTGGTGGGGTATCTGCGCCGAGAGGACGTGAGCGCCGCGCTCCCGGCCCAGCCAGCCGGGGGCCGCATGGTCGAGGACAGCTTCCAGGCCCATCGGCTCACCGTGGCCATGGCCATGCGCAAGAACATCATGCCCGTGCCCCCCGAAACCGAGATCGAAGCCGCCGCGCGCATCATGCACGACAGCAGCCTTGCCGCGCTCGCGGTGGTGGACGGAAACGGCGAAGTGCTGGGCTACCTCAACCACGAGGTCATGCTCGAGGTGCTCGTGGACGACATGGGCGGGGCCAGGGGCGGCTGCCGCCTCGTGTTCGAGGCCGAGGACAGGCCCGGCGTGCTGCACGAGGTCACGGGAGTGGCCTGCAGGCGCAACGTGAACATCATTTCCACCAGCGTCTTCCAGCACGGGGGGCGCAGCATGGTCGTGCTGCGCCTTGACGGCGGAGACGACGACCGGCATGTCCGCCGGGAGATCGAGTCCCTGGGCTACAGGCTGGAGAACGCCAGGGACTTCACATCCGAATGGACGCAGGAGAGCATCCAATGA
- a CDS encoding glycosyltransferase — protein MRKLKVVVGGYAVGFPLGGQVWMLMHMLKGLTRLGHEVIFLEDTAEWALPFDPNKGYASADSSHGRKVLAEAMEAIGLGGRWAYNSIFENKLWGMERDALENYCVNADLFLNVSGVIPLREPYMKAKVRAIIDTDPIFTQSKIAGDDWTRDYYKRHDVFFTVGCNIPTGSTGIDLAGIEYIPTRMPVVLDMWPMREAPGQAFTTIGSWDAQGRDIVHEGKRLSWRKCEKYERIIDLPSTLPGVVLDLTMSGMKEDAKRFAAHGWNVRDALLLSKDIWAYHDYILDSKGEFTVAKEQNIQLKSGWFSDRSATYLASGRPVIVEDTGFGTYLPVGEGLVTFDGVDNAKAAIENVLSDYPRHRAGARRIAEEFFDADKVLAELLAACGF, from the coding sequence ATGCGCAAACTCAAGGTCGTAGTCGGCGGGTATGCTGTCGGGTTTCCCCTCGGCGGTCAGGTCTGGATGCTCATGCACATGCTCAAGGGGCTCACCCGCCTTGGGCACGAGGTCATCTTCCTGGAAGACACGGCCGAATGGGCGCTACCCTTCGACCCCAACAAGGGCTATGCCTCGGCCGACTCCAGCCACGGGCGCAAGGTGCTCGCCGAGGCCATGGAGGCCATCGGTCTTGGCGGGCGCTGGGCCTACAACTCCATCTTCGAGAACAAACTCTGGGGCATGGAGCGCGACGCCTTGGAGAACTACTGCGTCAACGCGGACCTGTTCCTGAACGTCTCGGGCGTCATCCCCTTGCGCGAGCCCTACATGAAGGCCAAGGTGCGGGCCATCATCGACACGGACCCCATCTTCACGCAGTCCAAGATCGCGGGCGATGATTGGACCCGGGACTACTACAAGCGCCACGACGTCTTTTTCACCGTGGGCTGCAACATCCCCACCGGCTCAACGGGCATCGACCTCGCGGGCATCGAATACATTCCCACCCGCATGCCCGTGGTGCTTGACATGTGGCCCATGCGCGAAGCCCCCGGCCAGGCCTTCACCACCATCGGCAGCTGGGACGCCCAGGGCCGCGACATCGTGCACGAGGGCAAGCGGCTCTCCTGGCGCAAGTGCGAAAAGTACGAGCGCATCATCGACCTGCCTTCCACGCTCCCCGGCGTGGTGCTCGACCTGACCATGAGCGGCATGAAGGAGGACGCCAAGCGCTTCGCCGCCCACGGCTGGAACGTGCGCGACGCCCTGCTGCTCTCCAAGGACATTTGGGCCTACCACGACTACATCCTCGACTCGAAGGGCGAATTCACCGTGGCCAAGGAGCAGAACATCCAGCTCAAGTCGGGCTGGTTCTCGGACCGCTCCGCCACCTACCTGGCCTCCGGGCGCCCCGTGATCGTGGAGGACACCGGCTTCGGCACCTATCTGCCCGTGGGCGAGGGCCTGGTGACCTTCGACGGCGTGGATAACGCCAAGGCCGCCATCGAGAACGTGCTGTCCGACTACCCGCGCCACCGCGCGGGCGCGCGGCGCATCGCCGAGGAGTTCTTCGATGCGGACAAGGTGCTCGCCGAGCTGCTTGCCGCCTGCGGTTTCTGA
- a CDS encoding polysaccharide deacetylase family protein, protein MQRRKFLGALAGLTAALGTGLAPGAIPVPSAEAAEPRLPKGMMTFTFDDGIITNYTKAFPILRRRNQLATVGIVASRVTSGNNDYMDIPQVRELEQAGWEVASHSLTHTRPISIPRTYAQERIPGWRLDAKRIDHYQAQYEYDLVSGIYQDEMPLVPVESADQVEATKGSYWYDRTIAELHVHPYRALPPQSLDIRVGSYQRELEQSRRILREAGFNVDTFIAPYNYWTDDVKAMSVDYYARACTGRDSDNRPATFDPYAIKRFMVHEHDTVQSLSHIIRDHCLHYGGWVVLCFHGVGDSLGWEPYSPENLDALCQWLASENIPVVTVREGTRIMQELQRKNGQRTKTLSKKES, encoded by the coding sequence ATGCAACGACGTAAATTCCTCGGTGCTCTCGCCGGGCTGACCGCCGCGCTCGGCACCGGCCTCGCACCCGGAGCGATCCCCGTGCCCTCCGCCGAAGCGGCGGAGCCCCGCCTGCCCAAGGGCATGATGACCTTCACCTTCGATGACGGCATCATCACCAACTACACCAAGGCCTTCCCCATCCTGCGCAGGCGCAACCAGCTGGCGACGGTGGGCATTGTGGCCAGCAGGGTGACGTCGGGCAACAACGACTACATGGACATCCCCCAGGTGCGTGAGTTGGAGCAGGCCGGCTGGGAAGTGGCCTCCCACAGCCTGACCCACACCCGCCCCATCTCCATCCCCAGGACCTACGCCCAGGAGCGCATCCCGGGGTGGCGCCTGGACGCCAAGCGGATCGACCACTACCAGGCCCAGTACGAGTACGACCTCGTCTCCGGGATCTACCAGGACGAAATGCCCCTGGTGCCGGTGGAGAGCGCCGACCAGGTGGAGGCCACCAAAGGCTCCTACTGGTACGACAGGACCATAGCGGAACTTCACGTGCACCCCTATCGCGCATTGCCGCCCCAGTCGCTCGACATCCGCGTGGGCTCCTACCAGCGCGAACTGGAGCAGTCCCGGCGCATCCTGCGCGAGGCGGGCTTCAACGTGGACACATTCATCGCCCCCTACAACTACTGGACCGACGACGTGAAGGCCATGAGCGTGGACTACTACGCCAGGGCCTGCACCGGGCGCGACTCGGACAACCGCCCGGCCACCTTCGATCCTTACGCAATCAAGCGCTTCATGGTGCACGAGCACGACACCGTGCAGTCGCTCAGCCACATCATCAGGGACCACTGCCTGCATTATGGCGGGTGGGTGGTTCTTTGCTTCCACGGCGTTGGCGATTCCCTCGGCTGGGAACCTTATTCCCCCGAGAACCTCGACGCGCTCTGCCAGTGGCTGGCCTCCGAGAACATTCCCGTGGTCACAGTGCGTGAGGGCACGCGGATCATGCAGGAGCTTCAGCGCAAGAACGGGCAACGCACAAAAACGTTGAGCAAGAAGGAATCCTAA
- a CDS encoding O-antigen ligase family protein, producing the protein MRRNTFTTGLAAAFLAANASLSGILLWDMGPRVRLAGLLWAVACAACLRWRSLPGYLTAALGAGLVFFGFQSYSAHAQVLHFLVSCLTLSLLAQPATNGSWGPLRVWAAAFVAVMLCGVVTLPLGELAGAWLDFGPRAWARLVFYSVADSSFYAFAAMDRLALYALFAWALSRLNDAGPQAALLRGVAAGIPAALVFGLAEFFLAKGRAFAMSDRLTSLFLNPGWFAEYVCVGFPFLLLLGRRRGRPALYGLLALALAAMVLTMARAAWLVSGLLAVALIVADTGRFDLFVLHYRRMLRGALLGVAVVGVVGAGVYGFLAATKISLLNFPLATMISQRLELFLDTPRPTVFRSGLLVGLEAPLAGMGYETYAWHYRKLMSVERSALAQTIPADAEAFEATHNLYIQIFAGGGALGLGLWLLLALRAGRLCLIRHRRRADPASLAALLALGSFHLFGFFQEMIYIPAVWLLCFGMLAHCLRLEDEEGGWLAEFTARRGRDVAALAVCLALLANLFNAGQAATAARYGLGNYAQADPARVQGLSGPELVEGRTVRWSCGASTWPLAGPGPWTYLVGTPHPDLAASPVSVELLAGGRTVARAVLDASPERQATLTIPAEAAKEGDLVGVRVSRQYFPLQSGIKDHRALGVWILGPGL; encoded by the coding sequence ATGCGACGCAACACCTTCACCACCGGCCTGGCGGCGGCCTTCCTGGCCGCCAACGCATCGCTTTCCGGCATCCTGCTCTGGGACATGGGGCCGCGCGTGCGCCTGGCCGGGCTCCTCTGGGCCGTGGCCTGCGCGGCCTGCCTGCGCTGGCGGAGCCTGCCCGGATATCTGACGGCGGCCCTGGGTGCGGGGCTGGTCTTCTTCGGCTTCCAGTCCTACTCGGCCCACGCCCAGGTGCTGCACTTCCTGGTGAGCTGCCTCACGCTCTCCCTGCTGGCCCAGCCCGCAACCAACGGCTCCTGGGGGCCGCTGCGCGTCTGGGCTGCGGCCTTCGTCGCCGTGATGCTCTGCGGCGTCGTGACGCTGCCGCTGGGCGAGCTGGCGGGAGCCTGGCTCGATTTCGGCCCCCGGGCCTGGGCGCGCCTGGTGTTCTACAGCGTGGCGGACAGCAGCTTCTACGCCTTCGCGGCCATGGACCGCCTGGCGCTCTACGCCCTGTTCGCCTGGGCGCTCTCCCGCCTGAACGACGCCGGGCCGCAGGCGGCCCTGCTGCGCGGCGTGGCGGCGGGCATCCCGGCCGCGCTGGTCTTCGGGCTGGCCGAGTTCTTCCTGGCCAAGGGGCGGGCCTTTGCCATGAGCGACCGGCTCACCTCGTTGTTCCTCAATCCCGGCTGGTTCGCCGAGTACGTCTGCGTGGGATTCCCGTTCCTGCTGCTCCTGGGCAGGAGGCGCGGCAGGCCCGCCCTCTACGGGCTCCTGGCCCTGGCCCTGGCCGCCATGGTGCTGACCATGGCCCGCGCCGCCTGGCTGGTCTCCGGGCTGCTGGCCGTGGCGCTCATCGTGGCCGACACGGGCCGCTTCGACCTCTTCGTCCTGCACTACCGGCGCATGCTGCGCGGCGCGCTGCTGGGCGTGGCCGTGGTGGGCGTGGTGGGGGCGGGAGTCTACGGCTTCCTGGCGGCCACCAAGATCTCGCTGCTCAACTTCCCCCTGGCCACCATGATAAGCCAGCGCCTTGAGCTCTTCCTGGACACCCCGCGCCCCACGGTGTTCCGCAGCGGCCTGCTCGTTGGCCTGGAGGCTCCCCTGGCGGGCATGGGCTACGAAACCTACGCCTGGCACTACCGCAAGCTCATGAGCGTGGAACGGAGCGCCCTGGCCCAAACCATCCCGGCGGATGCCGAGGCCTTCGAGGCCACCCACAACCTGTACATCCAGATATTCGCCGGCGGCGGCGCGCTGGGGCTGGGCCTGTGGCTGCTGCTGGCGCTCAGGGCCGGACGGCTTTGCCTGATCCGCCACCGGCGGCGGGCCGACCCGGCCAGCCTGGCCGCGCTGCTGGCCCTGGGCAGTTTCCACCTGTTCGGCTTCTTCCAGGAGATGATCTACATCCCGGCCGTATGGCTATTGTGCTTCGGCATGCTGGCCCACTGCCTGCGCCTGGAGGACGAGGAGGGCGGCTGGCTGGCGGAGTTCACCGCCCGCAGGGGCCGCGACGTGGCCGCGCTGGCGGTGTGCCTGGCGCTGCTGGCGAACCTCTTCAACGCCGGTCAGGCGGCCACGGCCGCGCGCTACGGCCTGGGGAACTACGCGCAGGCCGACCCGGCCCGGGTGCAGGGGCTTTCAGGCCCCGAACTGGTGGAGGGGCGCACGGTGCGTTGGAGTTGCGGCGCTTCGACTTGGCCCCTTGCCGGACCGGGACCCTGGACTTATCTGGTCGGGACGCCGCACCCGGACCTGGCCGCAAGCCCGGTGAGCGTTGAGCTGCTCGCAGGCGGGCGCACGGTGGCCAGGGCGGTGCTGGACGCCTCGCCCGAACGCCAGGCCACTCTGACCATCCCGGCCGAAGCGGCCAAGGAGGGCGACCTTGTGGGCGTCCGGGTTTCCAGACAATATTTCCCGCTGCAATCCGGTATCAAGGACCACCGCGCCCTGGGCGTGTGGATCCTCGGGCCGGGCCTGTGA
- a CDS encoding glycosyltransferase family 1 protein, with the protein MQAKRSTTFFFIPPVRKPAGGVAVIYRMASFLHEAGHDVRLALREKAVWRPDAPELPEVDAAGSGVGPGDVWVVPEGWVNGLAPGLQAKARCLAYVQNWAYLFTGLPPGVDWRSLPVGLLAVSRPVAWFMREALGVDAPILRPGIDLELFRAPEAKPGKLTVAWMPRKNKALAEQVRAVVQARGHTDLEWLEIGGMDQAGVAAALGRSHVFLASGFPEGCPLPPLEAMACGAIPVGFAGLGGWDYMRQAGEGGCPPPCPVDEMPWGGNGFFAYDNDVMGAALGLEKALNLWRAGGPKLASVLGNCARTARAYGLGPQRQAVLDFWAGLR; encoded by the coding sequence ATGCAAGCCAAACGCTCCACCACCTTCTTCTTCATCCCCCCCGTCCGCAAACCGGCAGGAGGCGTGGCGGTGATCTACCGCATGGCGTCCTTCCTGCACGAAGCCGGGCACGATGTGCGCCTCGCCCTGCGCGAAAAGGCGGTCTGGCGGCCCGACGCGCCCGAACTGCCGGAGGTGGATGCGGCCGGCAGCGGCGTTGGCCCGGGCGACGTGTGGGTGGTGCCCGAGGGCTGGGTCAACGGCCTAGCGCCCGGCCTCCAGGCCAAGGCGCGCTGCCTGGCCTACGTGCAGAACTGGGCCTACCTGTTCACGGGCCTGCCCCCGGGGGTGGACTGGCGCAGCCTGCCCGTGGGTCTGCTGGCCGTGTCGCGCCCGGTGGCCTGGTTCATGCGCGAGGCGCTCGGCGTGGATGCCCCCATCCTGCGTCCCGGCATCGACCTGGAGCTGTTCCGCGCCCCGGAAGCCAAGCCCGGCAAGCTCACCGTGGCCTGGATGCCCCGCAAGAACAAGGCCCTGGCCGAGCAGGTCCGCGCGGTGGTCCAGGCGCGCGGCCACACGGACCTGGAGTGGCTGGAGATCGGCGGCATGGATCAGGCCGGGGTGGCCGCCGCCCTGGGCCGCAGCCACGTCTTCCTGGCTTCGGGTTTCCCCGAGGGCTGCCCGCTTCCTCCGCTGGAGGCAATGGCCTGCGGGGCAATCCCCGTGGGCTTCGCCGGCCTGGGCGGCTGGGACTACATGCGCCAGGCCGGGGAGGGCGGCTGCCCGCCCCCGTGCCCCGTGGACGAGATGCCCTGGGGCGGCAACGGCTTCTTCGCCTACGACAACGACGTGATGGGCGCGGCCCTGGGCCTGGAGAAAGCCCTGAATCTCTGGCGCGCCGGCGGTCCGAAGCTGGCCTCGGTGCTCGGGAACTGCGCCCGCACGGCCCGCGCCTACGGGCTTGGGCCGCAGCGTCAGGCGGTACTCGATTTCTGGGCCGGGCTGCGGTAA